One stretch of Streptomyces sp. NBC_01363 DNA includes these proteins:
- a CDS encoding response regulator transcription factor yields the protein MIRVLIADDEPMIRAGVRSVLATAPDIGVVAEAADGHDAVELVRRHRPAVAVLDIRMPGMNGIEAAAEIRRTVPETGVVMLTTFGEDDYILQALGGGAAGFLIKSGEPEELIAGVRAVADGAAYLSPKVAARVVAHLSATGAGALAGRRTAARERVGALTGRERDVLAFLGSGLSNGQIARRLHLVEGTVKAHVSSILARLGVDNRAAAAVVAHEAGIVAPPQPPPER from the coding sequence GTGATCCGGGTACTGATCGCCGACGACGAGCCGATGATCCGCGCGGGAGTGCGCTCCGTGCTGGCCACCGCCCCGGACATCGGCGTCGTCGCCGAGGCCGCAGACGGACACGACGCCGTGGAGCTGGTACGCCGCCACCGCCCGGCCGTCGCCGTGCTCGACATCCGGATGCCCGGGATGAACGGCATCGAGGCGGCGGCCGAGATCCGGCGCACCGTGCCGGAGACGGGGGTCGTGATGCTCACGACCTTCGGTGAGGACGACTACATCCTCCAGGCGCTCGGAGGCGGCGCCGCCGGTTTCCTGATCAAGTCGGGCGAGCCCGAGGAGCTGATCGCGGGGGTCCGCGCGGTGGCCGACGGGGCCGCCTATCTGTCACCGAAGGTCGCGGCGCGGGTCGTCGCCCATCTCTCGGCGACGGGCGCGGGCGCCCTGGCCGGCCGCCGCACCGCCGCCCGGGAACGGGTCGGCGCGCTCACCGGCCGGGAACGCGACGTACTGGCCTTCCTCGGCAGCGGGCTGTCCAACGGCCAGATCGCCCGGCGGCTCCATCTGGTGGAAGGGACGGTCAAGGCGCATGTGAGCTCCATCCTGGCCCGGCTGGGCGTGGACAACCGGGCCGCCGCGGCCGTCGTCGCCCACGAGGCCGGGATCGTCGCGCCCCCGCAGCCGCCTCCCGAGCGCTGA
- a CDS encoding DUF1700 domain-containing protein, whose translation MMNTEKSQSVGSAGSGGNGAGSELVRDYLAAVEREASALPADRRQELVADLAEHIEIALAERPGGSDRDVLRELGDPRTIAATALQESGSGPGLAPGAVAGPGAVAGPGTGAGETPARRSPAWLVVLLPVLALGLGYLWVPLGFALKVAGAVVLFRSRHWTKSQKWTGFALTTLAPSLMNVAWFLFSYPNDPSQSEYWTAITATAVATLAGAGWLWRVRSSADAVAA comes from the coding sequence ATGATGAACACCGAGAAGTCGCAGAGCGTCGGAAGTGCCGGAAGCGGCGGGAACGGCGCCGGGAGCGAATTGGTCCGGGACTACCTCGCGGCGGTCGAGCGCGAGGCGTCGGCGCTTCCGGCGGACCGCCGGCAGGAGCTCGTGGCCGATCTCGCCGAGCACATCGAGATCGCGCTCGCCGAGCGGCCCGGCGGCAGTGACCGGGACGTTCTGCGCGAGCTGGGCGACCCGCGCACCATCGCCGCCACCGCGCTGCAGGAGTCCGGGTCCGGCCCCGGGCTCGCTCCCGGTGCCGTCGCCGGTCCGGGCGCCGTCGCCGGTCCCGGCACCGGGGCGGGGGAGACGCCCGCGCGCCGCTCGCCCGCGTGGCTCGTGGTGCTGCTGCCGGTGCTCGCCCTCGGTCTCGGCTACCTCTGGGTGCCGCTCGGCTTCGCGCTGAAGGTCGCCGGAGCCGTCGTGCTGTTCAGGTCCCGGCACTGGACGAAGAGCCAGAAGTGGACCGGCTTCGCGCTGACCACGCTGGCGCCCTCGCTGATGAACGTCGCCTGGTTCCTCTTCAGCTACCCCAACGATCCGTCGCAGTCCGAGTACTGGACGGCGATCACGGCGACGGCCGTCGCGACGCTCGCCGGAGCGGGTTGGCTCTGGCGGGTGCGGAGCAGCGCGGACGCCGTGGCTGCGTAG
- a CDS encoding SDR family NAD(P)-dependent oxidoreductase, translating to MPSARTWFITGASRGLGRAFAEAALSAGERVVAAARDVGPLADLAEKYPEELLRLSLDVSDRRAVFETVERAAAAFGGLDVVVNNAGGLLYGMVEEATEKQIRNHLDVNFFGAVWVAQAVIPHLRARGSGRLLQITSMGSGGGMASVGFYGAGKAALDSVSEALAMEVEQFGIKVTIVQMGGYATGLFTAGTTETAPDPAYDELRARLTEMWGDYAGPDPSEAAPALLELAALPDPPQRLILGDRSFDAVLEMDRAREEQYRAWESLSRTAPG from the coding sequence GTGCCGAGCGCCCGGACTTGGTTCATCACCGGCGCCTCCCGCGGTCTGGGCCGCGCCTTTGCCGAGGCCGCCCTGTCCGCCGGGGAGCGGGTCGTGGCAGCCGCCCGCGATGTCGGGCCGCTCGCCGATCTGGCGGAGAAGTACCCGGAGGAACTCCTGCGGCTCTCCCTGGACGTCTCCGACCGCCGGGCCGTGTTCGAGACCGTGGAACGGGCGGCGGCGGCCTTCGGCGGCCTCGACGTCGTGGTCAACAACGCAGGCGGTCTGCTGTACGGCATGGTCGAGGAGGCCACCGAGAAGCAGATCCGGAACCACCTCGACGTCAACTTCTTCGGCGCGGTCTGGGTCGCCCAGGCCGTGATCCCCCACCTGCGCGCGCGGGGCTCCGGGCGCCTCCTCCAGATCACGTCGATGGGCAGCGGCGGCGGCATGGCCTCCGTCGGGTTCTACGGGGCCGGGAAGGCGGCGCTCGACTCGGTCAGCGAGGCGCTGGCGATGGAGGTCGAGCAGTTCGGGATCAAGGTCACCATCGTGCAGATGGGCGGTTACGCCACGGGCCTGTTCACCGCCGGCACCACGGAGACCGCGCCCGACCCCGCCTACGACGAGCTGCGCGCCCGGCTCACGGAGATGTGGGGCGACTACGCGGGCCCGGACCCGAGCGAGGCGGCCCCCGCACTCCTGGAACTGGCCGCACTGCCGGACCCGCCGCAACGCCTGATCCTCGGCGACCGGTCGTTCGACGCCGTCCTGGAGATGGACCGGGCCCGCGAGGAGCAGTACCGCGCCTGGGAATCCCTCAGCCGCACGGCCCCGGGGTGA
- a CDS encoding flavin reductase family protein, which translates to MAAIAVRYLRSVGAATTAGPAPVDALPRPHLRAVAADEQPPVDPGEFRRVLGSFASGVTVVTAHDPDDPQGPAGFACQSFASLSLDPPLVTFMVARTSTTWPRIARAGAFCVNILGAHQGALCRGFAVSGADKFAGVAYEAAPVTGSPLLDSVAAWVDCRVQAVHTGGDHLIVVGRVEALGAAADGVDPLLFHRGVFGRFGPLDG; encoded by the coding sequence ATGGCCGCCATCGCCGTCCGGTACCTCAGGTCCGTCGGCGCCGCCACCACCGCAGGGCCGGCACCGGTCGATGCGCTGCCGCGCCCGCATCTGCGAGCCGTCGCCGCCGATGAGCAGCCGCCCGTCGACCCGGGCGAATTCCGCCGCGTGCTGGGAAGCTTCGCCAGCGGCGTCACCGTCGTCACCGCGCACGACCCGGACGACCCGCAGGGCCCGGCGGGCTTCGCCTGCCAGTCGTTCGCCTCGCTCTCCCTGGACCCGCCGCTGGTCACGTTCATGGTCGCCCGTACGTCGACGACCTGGCCGCGCATCGCGCGCGCCGGGGCCTTCTGCGTCAACATCCTCGGCGCGCACCAGGGCGCGCTGTGCCGGGGCTTCGCGGTGAGCGGCGCGGACAAGTTCGCGGGGGTGGCGTACGAGGCCGCCCCGGTGACCGGGTCGCCGCTGCTGGACTCCGTGGCGGCCTGGGTCGACTGCCGCGTCCAGGCCGTCCACACCGGGGGCGACCACCTGATCGTCGTCGGCCGGGTGGAGGCGTTGGGGGCGGCGGCGGACGGGGTCGATCCGCTGCTGTTCCACCGGGGGGTGTTCGGGCGGTTCGGACCGCTCGACGGGTGA
- a CDS encoding enoyl-CoA hydratase/isomerase family protein, whose amino-acid sequence MPSSPEDITESADPLHSLVLHATDNGVSWITLNRPEAMNAVTWEQRERVIGLLAEASADPAVRAVVLTATGRGFCAGADLRGAPATGERVPGDVARTIRLGAQRLIAAVLDCEKPVVAAVNGTAAGIGAHLAFACDLVLAAESAKFIEVFVRRGLVPDGGGAYLLPRLIGPQRAKELMFFGDSLPAAEAERLGLVNRVVPDGELAQTARAWAQRLAEGPTRAIALTKQLVNASMDADRSTAFAAEAMAQEINMTTQDANEGVASFVDRRAPKYRGI is encoded by the coding sequence ATGCCGTCCTCCCCCGAAGACATCACCGAGTCCGCCGACCCGCTCCACTCATTGGTACTCCACGCCACTGACAACGGCGTCTCCTGGATCACGCTCAACCGGCCCGAGGCGATGAACGCCGTCACCTGGGAGCAGCGGGAACGCGTCATCGGCCTGCTCGCCGAGGCCTCCGCCGACCCGGCGGTCCGGGCCGTCGTCCTCACCGCCACCGGCCGCGGTTTCTGCGCGGGCGCCGACCTGCGCGGTGCCCCGGCGACCGGCGAGCGGGTGCCGGGCGACGTGGCCCGTACGATCCGGCTCGGCGCGCAGCGGCTGATCGCCGCGGTCCTGGACTGCGAGAAGCCCGTCGTCGCGGCCGTCAACGGCACGGCGGCCGGCATCGGCGCCCACCTGGCGTTCGCCTGTGATCTGGTACTGGCCGCCGAATCGGCGAAGTTCATCGAGGTGTTCGTACGCCGGGGTCTCGTGCCCGACGGCGGCGGCGCGTATCTGCTGCCGCGACTGATCGGCCCGCAGCGCGCCAAGGAGCTGATGTTCTTCGGCGATTCGCTCCCGGCGGCGGAGGCGGAACGCCTGGGGCTGGTCAACCGGGTCGTCCCGGACGGGGAGTTGGCACAGACAGCGCGGGCGTGGGCGCAGCGGCTGGCCGAGGGGCCGACCCGCGCGATCGCCCTCACCAAGCAGCTCGTCAACGCGTCGATGGACGCCGACCGGTCGACGGCCTTCGCCGCCGAAGCCATGGCGCAGGAGATCAACATGACGACGCAGGACGCCAACGAGGGCGTGGCGAGCTTCGTGGACCGGCGGGCGCCGAAGTACCGGGGGATCTAG
- a CDS encoding Uma2 family endonuclease: MANAPDHAQRDSLHYRAMRDIVEQMQDDVPGKFEITKEGIVHDMMAPGRPHELTAARVSRRLEKSMPDEIVAHTGAPDVEGAQEGIMRHPDIMVIAEVDMEGQGSFDPRTLIAAVEVVSQSSPDNDWVSKMRDYPLLGVPVYAVFDPRTGTGAVLSEIHTTPEGPRYAIRKDFVYGEDVTIGEWTISTDGLPLYA; the protein is encoded by the coding sequence ATGGCCAACGCCCCGGACCACGCACAGCGGGATTCGCTCCACTACCGGGCCATGCGCGACATCGTCGAGCAGATGCAGGACGACGTTCCCGGAAAGTTCGAGATCACCAAAGAAGGGATCGTGCACGACATGATGGCTCCGGGGCGTCCCCATGAGCTGACCGCTGCCCGGGTGAGCCGTCGCCTGGAGAAGTCGATGCCGGACGAGATCGTGGCGCATACGGGGGCGCCTGATGTCGAAGGGGCGCAGGAAGGCATCATGCGCCACCCCGACATCATGGTGATTGCCGAGGTCGACATGGAGGGGCAGGGATCCTTCGATCCCCGGACGCTCATCGCCGCTGTCGAAGTCGTCTCCCAGTCCAGTCCGGACAACGACTGGGTGAGCAAGATGCGGGACTACCCCCTGCTCGGTGTCCCCGTCTACGCGGTCTTCGACCCCCGCACGGGCACGGGTGCCGTCCTCTCCGAGATCCACACGACGCCCGAAGGCCCGCGTTACGCGATCCGCAAGGACTTCGTGTACGGCGAGGATGTCACCATCGGCGAGTGGACGATCTCGACCGACGGGCTGCCGCTGTACGCCTGA
- a CDS encoding M20 family metallopeptidase encodes MLADLEELVVCESFSADHSALARSAEVVGAQGERLLGRAPETIVVDGVPHLRWVFGTPRVLLVGHHDTVWPTGSLETHPWSVVDGMARGPGVLDMKAGLVQMFHALASLPSPDGVCVLVNGDEEIGSPTSRGLIEESARGCAAAFVLEASADAEGALKTARKGTSRYEVEVHGRASHAGQEPEKGVNAAIEAAHQVLAIAGLAASMGPTGSVLGNPTVTPTLLSAGSTLNTVPARAKVSVDVRVPTTAAQDRIDVLMRGLTARTPGARLRVLGGRRRPPMEPGSSAELFALAREIASELGQEPLRGVAVGGASDGNYTAGAGVPTLDGLGAVGSGAHADSEHVAVGQMVPRTRLLARLIARTRG; translated from the coding sequence ATGCTGGCCGATCTGGAGGAGCTCGTGGTCTGTGAGTCCTTCTCGGCCGACCACTCGGCGCTGGCCCGCAGCGCCGAGGTCGTCGGCGCCCAGGGCGAGAGACTGCTGGGCCGGGCACCGGAGACGATCGTGGTCGACGGGGTGCCCCATCTGCGGTGGGTCTTCGGCACACCGCGGGTGCTGCTGGTGGGGCACCACGACACGGTGTGGCCGACGGGTTCGCTGGAAACACATCCCTGGTCGGTGGTCGACGGGATGGCCCGGGGCCCCGGGGTCCTCGACATGAAGGCGGGTCTGGTGCAGATGTTCCACGCGCTGGCCTCCCTGCCGTCCCCGGACGGCGTGTGCGTGCTGGTCAACGGGGACGAGGAGATCGGTTCCCCGACCTCCAGGGGCCTGATCGAGGAATCCGCGCGCGGCTGCGCGGCGGCCTTCGTGCTGGAGGCGTCCGCCGATGCGGAGGGCGCCCTCAAGACCGCCCGCAAGGGCACTTCGCGGTACGAGGTCGAGGTGCACGGCAGGGCATCCCATGCCGGTCAGGAACCGGAGAAGGGGGTCAACGCGGCGATCGAGGCCGCCCACCAGGTCCTGGCCATCGCCGGTCTCGCGGCCTCGATGGGCCCCACCGGTTCGGTACTGGGGAACCCGACCGTCACGCCCACACTGCTGTCGGCCGGCAGCACCCTCAACACCGTGCCCGCCCGAGCGAAGGTGTCGGTGGACGTGCGGGTGCCCACCACGGCGGCGCAGGACCGGATCGACGTCCTGATGAGGGGGCTGACCGCCCGGACACCCGGGGCGCGGCTGCGCGTACTGGGCGGCAGGAGGCGGCCCCCGATGGAACCGGGCTCCTCCGCCGAGCTGTTCGCCCTCGCCCGCGAGATCGCCTCGGAGCTGGGGCAGGAACCACTGCGGGGCGTCGCCGTGGGCGGCGCGTCGGACGGCAACTACACCGCGGGCGCGGGCGTCCCGACGCTGGACGGCCTCGGTGCCGTCGGCAGCGGCGCCCACGCGGACAGCGAGCATGTCGCGGTCGGGCAGATGGTCCCCCGTACCCGGCTGCTCGCCCGGCTGATCGCGCGGACGAGGGGCTGA
- a CDS encoding acetate--CoA ligase family protein, with the protein MLGSTHGTLTTDFRARVVACGEEPHAAVHSMTVDAATECVLDVSGRPLHAAVPDLDRFFRPGSVAVIGASDTEGRPNTGITRQLIGWAERVGARLYPVHPTRESVFGRACSPSVAELPEQVDLAVLLVGDPLPVIEELAQAKVRFAVAFASGFAETGEEGAAAQARLAAAVERSGLRLLGPNTNLNAFEKFRDDLDGPAIALITQSGHQGRPVYTLQELGVRLSHWAPTGNEADLETADFISYFSQRPEVGAIACYVEGLKDGRSFLLAADRAARAGVPVVAVKVGRTETGARMAASHTGKLTGADQVVDAAMRQFGVIRVDGLDELQDTAALLARARKPQAEGVVVYSISGGTGAHFSDLATGAGLSLPALSEAKQRELHEWIPGYLNVANPVDNGGHPVGDWRGRKIIDAILADPGVGVLICPITGPFPPMSDKLAQDLVDAAETTDKLVCVVWGSPVGTEEAYRTTLLGSSRVATFRTFGNCITAVKAYLDHHRFAASYRSPFDEAPRTPSPSFRKAQALMRPGHQLSEHAAKQLLRAYGIRVPREQLVTSAAASVRAAGLVGYPVVMKASGARLAHKTELGLVKVGLTSASQVRDAYRELTDIARYEGVELDGILVCQMVERGVEMMVGVTQDALFGPTVTVGLGGVLVEVLHDAAVRVPPFGEDQARSMLGELRGRALLEGVRGGPPVDVDALVEVVLRVQRMALELGDDLTELDINPLMVLGRGQGAVALDALAVCR; encoded by the coding sequence ATGCTTGGATCGACTCACGGCACCCTCACCACCGACTTCCGCGCCAGGGTGGTGGCCTGCGGCGAAGAGCCGCATGCCGCCGTCCACAGCATGACGGTCGACGCCGCCACGGAGTGCGTCCTGGACGTCAGCGGTCGGCCGCTGCACGCGGCCGTGCCGGATCTGGACCGGTTCTTCCGGCCCGGGTCCGTGGCCGTCATCGGCGCCTCCGACACCGAGGGACGGCCCAACACCGGCATCACCCGGCAGCTGATCGGCTGGGCCGAGCGGGTCGGGGCGCGGCTGTATCCCGTGCACCCCACCAGGGAGTCCGTGTTCGGGCGGGCCTGTTCTCCTTCCGTCGCGGAGCTGCCGGAGCAGGTCGATCTGGCCGTGCTGCTGGTCGGCGATCCGCTCCCGGTGATCGAGGAACTCGCGCAGGCCAAGGTGCGGTTCGCCGTCGCCTTCGCCTCCGGGTTCGCCGAGACCGGCGAGGAGGGCGCCGCCGCCCAGGCACGGCTGGCCGCGGCGGTGGAGCGGTCCGGGCTGCGGCTGCTCGGGCCGAACACCAACCTCAACGCCTTCGAGAAGTTCCGGGACGATCTGGACGGGCCGGCCATCGCGCTGATCACCCAGTCCGGTCACCAGGGCCGCCCCGTCTACACCCTTCAGGAGCTGGGCGTGCGGCTCTCGCACTGGGCGCCCACGGGCAACGAGGCGGATCTGGAGACCGCCGACTTCATCTCGTACTTCTCGCAGCGTCCCGAGGTCGGAGCCATCGCCTGTTATGTGGAGGGACTCAAGGACGGGCGCTCCTTTCTGCTGGCCGCGGACCGGGCGGCACGGGCCGGGGTTCCGGTCGTGGCGGTCAAGGTGGGGCGTACGGAGACGGGGGCCAGGATGGCCGCGTCACACACCGGCAAGCTGACCGGCGCCGACCAGGTGGTGGACGCGGCGATGCGGCAGTTCGGCGTGATCCGGGTCGACGGGCTCGACGAGCTCCAGGACACCGCGGCCCTGCTCGCGCGGGCACGGAAACCGCAGGCCGAAGGGGTCGTCGTGTATTCGATCTCGGGCGGCACGGGCGCGCACTTCTCGGACCTGGCCACCGGCGCCGGGCTGAGCCTGCCCGCCCTGTCCGAGGCGAAGCAGCGCGAACTGCACGAGTGGATCCCCGGATACCTGAACGTGGCGAACCCGGTCGACAACGGGGGCCATCCGGTGGGCGACTGGCGCGGCCGGAAGATCATCGACGCGATACTCGCCGACCCCGGCGTGGGGGTGCTGATCTGTCCGATCACCGGCCCCTTCCCCCCGATGAGCGACAAGCTCGCGCAGGACCTGGTGGACGCGGCGGAGACCACGGACAAGCTGGTGTGCGTGGTGTGGGGCTCGCCCGTCGGCACGGAGGAGGCGTACCGCACGACGCTGCTCGGCTCGTCCCGCGTCGCCACCTTCCGTACCTTCGGCAACTGCATCACCGCTGTGAAGGCCTACCTGGACCACCACCGGTTCGCCGCTTCCTACCGCTCCCCCTTCGACGAGGCGCCCCGCACGCCTTCGCCCTCGTTCCGCAAGGCGCAGGCGCTGATGCGTCCGGGCCACCAGCTGAGCGAACACGCGGCGAAGCAGCTGCTGCGGGCGTACGGAATCCGTGTACCGCGCGAGCAGTTGGTGACCAGCGCCGCGGCGTCCGTCCGGGCCGCGGGGCTGGTCGGCTACCCGGTGGTCATGAAGGCGTCGGGCGCCCGGCTCGCCCACAAGACCGAACTGGGCCTGGTCAAGGTCGGGCTCACCTCCGCGAGCCAGGTGCGGGACGCGTACCGCGAACTGACCGACATCGCACGGTACGAGGGCGTCGAGCTGGACGGGATCCTGGTCTGCCAGATGGTCGAGCGGGGTGTCGAGATGATGGTCGGCGTCACGCAGGACGCGCTGTTCGGGCCGACGGTGACGGTCGGGCTCGGCGGCGTACTGGTCGAGGTGCTGCACGACGCGGCGGTACGGGTGCCGCCGTTCGGCGAGGACCAGGCGCGGTCGATGCTGGGCGAACTGCGCGGCCGGGCCCTGCTGGAGGGCGTGCGCGGCGGTCCGCCGGTGGATGTGGACGCGCTCGTCGAGGTCGTGCTGAGGGTGCAGCGGATGGCGCTGGAGCTGGGCGACGACCTCACCGAGCTGGACATCAACCCGCTGATGGTGCTGGGGCGGGGGCAGGGCGCGGTGGCGCTGGACGCGCTCGCCGTCTGCCGCTGA
- a CDS encoding sensor histidine kinase produces the protein MAVGAAVCVGLSAVSPWWALPAAAAAFFAGREPGRTGPTVLVLVAVVAGGVVAVALVPSWLLMAGRFVAVVAVAAMLPWFAGRFWRQYQELVRAGWERAGRLEREQRLVAEQARSRERARIAQDMHDVLGHDLSLIALSAGALKLAPGLDEAHRAAAGEIRARAAASVERLGEVIGLLREEADDEPPQPPGTGIPQLVEEAAAAGLAVGLRIEGDADAMPPSAARAAHRVVQEALTNAAKHAPRARVDVRVTHTAGETTVRVANGPAPAPSRTEDVPGTGRGLIGLDERVRLTGGTFAHGPYEGGFAVSARIPHAAPAHRPPAAPRPAPPALPSEHRHARSRARRALALAVVLPLVAWAGLSGALMAWDIRSARLSVLDPGDYARLRVGQDREAVERLLPDRETTQRPVAGEPKGEGIACTYYAMTADRFDDRSGDAYRLCFQGGRLMSKEALTP, from the coding sequence CTGGCCGTCGGTGCGGCGGTCTGTGTCGGGCTGAGCGCGGTCAGCCCGTGGTGGGCCCTGCCCGCCGCCGCGGCGGCGTTCTTCGCGGGCCGGGAGCCGGGAAGGACCGGGCCCACGGTCCTCGTGCTCGTCGCGGTGGTGGCCGGCGGCGTGGTGGCGGTGGCACTGGTGCCCTCCTGGCTGCTGATGGCGGGGCGGTTCGTCGCGGTGGTGGCGGTGGCCGCGATGCTGCCGTGGTTCGCGGGACGCTTCTGGCGCCAGTACCAGGAGCTCGTCCGGGCGGGCTGGGAACGGGCGGGCCGGCTGGAGCGCGAACAGCGGCTCGTCGCCGAGCAGGCCAGGTCCCGCGAGCGGGCCAGAATCGCCCAGGACATGCACGACGTCCTCGGGCACGACCTCAGTCTCATCGCCCTGTCGGCCGGCGCCCTCAAACTGGCCCCCGGGCTCGACGAGGCGCACCGGGCCGCGGCCGGGGAGATCCGGGCCCGCGCGGCCGCGTCGGTGGAGCGGCTCGGCGAGGTGATCGGTCTGCTGCGCGAGGAGGCGGACGACGAACCTCCGCAGCCGCCCGGCACCGGCATTCCGCAACTGGTCGAGGAGGCCGCGGCCGCCGGGCTCGCGGTCGGCCTGCGGATCGAGGGGGACGCCGACGCCATGCCCCCGTCGGCCGCGCGGGCCGCCCACCGGGTGGTCCAGGAAGCCCTGACCAACGCGGCCAAGCACGCGCCGCGGGCGCGGGTGGACGTACGGGTGACGCACACGGCCGGGGAGACGACGGTCCGGGTGGCGAACGGGCCCGCGCCCGCGCCGTCCCGCACCGAGGACGTCCCGGGGACCGGGCGGGGACTGATCGGGCTCGACGAACGGGTACGGCTGACGGGCGGCACCTTCGCTCACGGCCCGTACGAGGGCGGCTTCGCGGTCAGCGCACGGATACCGCACGCCGCGCCCGCCCACCGGCCGCCCGCCGCACCGAGGCCCGCTCCCCCGGCCCTGCCCTCGGAGCACCGGCACGCCCGCAGCCGCGCCCGCCGGGCGCTGGCCCTCGCGGTGGTGCTGCCCCTGGTGGCATGGGCGGGGCTGAGCGGAGCCCTGATGGCCTGGGACATTCGCTCGGCCCGGCTCTCCGTGCTGGACCCCGGCGACTACGCCCGGCTGCGGGTGGGTCAGGATCGGGAGGCGGTCGAGCGGCTGCTGCCCGACCGGGAGACCACGCAGCGGCCGGTGGCCGGGGAACCGAAGGGAGAGGGCATCGCATGCACGTACTACGCGATGACGGCGGACCGCTTCGACGACCGGTCCGGGGACGCCTACCGGCTCTGTTTCCAAGGCGGCCGGCTGATGTCCAAGGAGGCGCTGACCCCATGA
- a CDS encoding Uma2 family endonuclease, whose amino-acid sequence MTSAPDYSQGIDSERALKFAVQRIRGDRVQIIEGIIEPVTPTWDHERAARVVRRQIEDRVDELGCVEGSGNLDLPGSSNWYVPDIAVVPETLAKGGGALLPDQTLLVVEVTSESNAETDRVVKRRRYAEYRAPMYLLVDRIEGSVTLFSEPGHLGYTHVDGPHPFGAVLRLPHPFDLDLDTSALSPA is encoded by the coding sequence ATGACCAGTGCGCCCGACTACAGCCAGGGCATCGATTCCGAACGCGCCCTGAAGTTCGCGGTGCAGCGGATCCGCGGAGACCGTGTTCAGATCATCGAGGGGATCATCGAGCCCGTGACGCCGACCTGGGACCACGAACGGGCGGCCCGGGTCGTCCGCAGGCAGATCGAGGACCGTGTGGACGAACTCGGCTGCGTCGAGGGCTCGGGCAACCTGGACCTGCCCGGTTCGTCGAACTGGTACGTCCCCGACATCGCCGTCGTGCCCGAGACGCTGGCGAAGGGGGGCGGGGCCCTTCTCCCCGATCAGACACTGCTCGTCGTGGAGGTCACGTCGGAGTCGAACGCGGAGACCGACCGTGTCGTGAAGCGGCGTCGCTACGCCGAGTACCGGGCCCCGATGTACCTCCTCGTCGACCGGATCGAGGGCAGCGTGACCCTGTTCTCCGAGCCCGGTCACCTGGGCTACACCCACGTGGACGGCCCGCACCCGTTCGGTGCGGTTCTGAGGCTGCCGCATCCGTTCGACCTGGACCTGGACACCAGCGCACTGTCACCCGCGTGA
- a CDS encoding LysR family transcriptional regulator yields the protein MFEIDALRLLVTVADTGSFTKAAVRLDYTQSAVSRRIASLEKRAGGPLFERLARGVRLTPAGQALHRHAAEVLARLASAEHEMAVIHAGRGGRLRVGAFATANISLVPAALRAFVRSRPEIEVVAAEGRTGELMRRLAEGALDLAVVSDYPSGLPSVDAVTTEVLLADELFVVLAREHRLAGAGTIDLRELRDETWLQDVSADRPMMLAEVCDRAGFKPKRITRIAEWTGKFGYAAAGLGVALVPSLATWAVPAELAVCRLGDLAPRRTVHVALPAAPLPAALALRDLLHEAVPRDPLG from the coding sequence GTGTTCGAGATCGACGCACTGCGTCTGCTGGTGACGGTGGCCGACACCGGATCGTTCACGAAGGCCGCGGTCCGGCTCGACTACACGCAGTCCGCGGTGTCCCGGCGCATCGCCTCATTGGAGAAACGCGCGGGCGGTCCGCTCTTCGAACGGCTCGCCCGGGGCGTACGGCTGACCCCGGCCGGCCAGGCACTGCACCGGCACGCGGCGGAGGTGCTCGCGCGGCTGGCGAGCGCGGAGCACGAGATGGCCGTGATCCATGCCGGGCGGGGCGGGCGGCTGCGCGTGGGGGCGTTCGCCACGGCCAACATCTCGCTGGTGCCCGCCGCGCTGCGGGCGTTCGTGCGGTCCAGGCCGGAGATCGAGGTGGTCGCGGCCGAGGGCCGGACCGGTGAGCTGATGCGGCGCCTGGCGGAAGGGGCGCTGGACCTGGCCGTGGTCAGCGACTACCCGTCCGGTCTGCCGTCGGTCGACGCCGTCACGACGGAGGTGCTGCTGGCGGACGAGCTGTTCGTCGTCCTCGCGCGCGAGCACCGCCTGGCCGGGGCCGGGACGATCGATCTGCGCGAACTGCGCGACGAGACCTGGCTCCAGGACGTGTCCGCCGACCGGCCGATGATGCTTGCCGAGGTGTGCGACCGGGCCGGATTCAAGCCGAAGCGGATCACCAGGATCGCCGAGTGGACCGGCAAGTTCGGCTACGCGGCGGCCGGGCTGGGGGTTGCGCTGGTCCCCTCGCTCGCCACCTGGGCGGTCCCCGCCGAACTCGCCGTCTGCCGACTGGGCGACCTCGCCCCGCGCCGGACCGTACATGTCGCGCTGCCCGCCGCCCCGCTTCCGGCGGCACTGGCGCTGCGGGACCTGCTGCACGAAGCCGTTCCGCGCGACCCCCTCGGCTGA